ccccccaacccttccccccccaaccccccccccccccaatgctcCCCCACacccaaattgccccccccctttaattGCCCCCCTCCCTTTAATTGCCCCCCCACCTAATTGCCCCCCTCCCTTTAATTGCCCCCCCCACCTAATTGCCCCCCCTCCCTttaattgcccccccccccccacctgtcCGGCGGTGCCCCCCGCCGTAGAAGAGCTCGGGGTACAGCCGCTGCCCCGCGGCCTCGGGGGGGCCCTTGGTGTcagggggcgcggcgggggggtTCTCGGTGGGGGGCCCCCCTCCTGGCAGCGCCTCCCAGTCCCTCGGGGCTGCgtccagctggggggggggcacaaaaaataaaagttacccCCCCATAGCTCACCCCCCCCTTCCCAATTCCCATTTGCCCCCCCTCCAATTAAttccgtgcccccccccttaccccatCAGCCGCGGGGGGGCAGCTGCTCGCTCTCGCTGCCCCGGCTCCGGGGGGCCCCtcactgggggggggcccccaagccggcccccccaccccgggggtGGGGAACGCGGGGCTCCGCTCCCCGAAGGGCCCGGGGGGTCCTCGGGGCGCGGCCTTCTCGGGGGCGCTGGCCGCGCTCGGTGCCGATGGGGtccgggggccgcgggggggcgcACACCTGCAAGGGGGGGCGTTAGCAcggccctgacccccccacaCGTTGTGCCCCCTCCCAAAGCCCCCCGCCCGGTACCTTGCTGTcagggggcgggcggcgccgcagctcctggccccCGTCGGCCGCGGGGGGGCGGTCCCAGCTGCCCCCCCGTCCCTGGAGccggggggcccccccgggtggcgggggggcggcggcggccttGAGCCCCCGTCGGGGGAGCTGCGCTGGCTGCAGGAGGCCGAGGAGGCGCGCGAGTCCCCGCTCAGCTCCACGCCGCTGTCCGAGGGGCtcacctggggggggcacggggcggggggggtcagcgggagcggggccgggacccccccccaaaataaagcggcccccccccgccccgccccgctgGCGCTCACCTCGGTGCCCCCCACGTCCTCGAAGGCGCCGCCCAGCGGCTCCAGCCAGGGCTTGCGGgcggcacctggggggggggggggggcaggggggggtcaagggggcCGTgacccccccgaacccccccccagtccctcccagtgcccccccagccccttacTGGTCTGCAGGCGGCTCCAGAGGTGGGGGCCCAGCCCCTCAGGTGCCCCCGTCCGGCTGCCGGCGGGGGGTCCCCAAAGCCCAGAGGGtcctgggggaggaggggggacaCGCGTtaggggggaggggagagccccctgacccccccccgcccccttcgaccccgcggcccccccgtTTGACCTCTTCTTGACCCTCCTGACCCCCCTGCGACCCCCTCACGCCCCCTGATGACCCTGCTGACCCCCCCTTACCCCCGGCCCTCCTCCTTTAGCCCCCCCTTGGCCCCTcccgacccccccagcccccttttgacccctgtgcccccccccgtgaccctcCTGACCCCGTGACCCCCCGTGACCCTcctgaccccccagcccccttttgacccctgtgcccccccgtgACCCTCctgaccccatgaccccccgtgaccccctCGTGACCCTCCTgaccctgtgccccccccgtgaccctcctgaccccccagcccccttttgacccctgtgacccccccgtgaccctcctgacccccccagcccccttttgACCCCTGTGCCCCCCTGTGACCCCTcctgaccccccagcccccttttgacccccgtgacccccccgtgaccccccctcctgacccctgtgccccccgtgaccctcctgacccccccagccccctttgacccctgtgacccccccgtgaccctcctgaccccccagcccctttgacccccgtgcccccctgtgaccccctgtgaccccccgTGACCCTCCTgaccccatgcccccccatgaccccccgtGACCCTCCTGACCCCTGTGCCCCCCGTGACCCTCCTGCCGCCCCTGACCCCCATCGAGCCCCCCTTGACCCCCTCTTGACCCTGCcgcccccccacgcccccccgcgaccccctgcccccctttcccccccccccttgccccccccccctcacccacCTCCTTGCGGGGCCGCTCTCGCCGCTTGGCCAGGAAGCCGCCGACGTCGCGCAGGGAGGGGCCTgcgggggcgtggcctcagTGGGCGTGGCCTcagtgggcgtggcctcggtGGGCGTGGccagccggggagggggcgtggcttacCTGCGCCGAGGGCGGGGCCGCCGCAGGGCTCGTAGGGCGGcaggggcagggcgggggggcAGGGCGGCAgcccgggggcggggcccggcgaggccacgccccccgcctTGCcgtgggcggggcctgggccgggggcggggcttgttcGGGGCGTGGCCCCCAGCTGGGCCAATGCCCTGCGGATGCCGCCCGGGTCGCTGGGCACCACGCCGTCCAATCGGAACACGGCGCTGGccgaggggggcggggccaccgACAGCCCCGGCGAGGGCGGGGCCTCCTCCGAGCtacggctgggggggggcaaggggggtgagcggggacccccgggggacccccccggggaccccccccccaatacccccagaccccccgttggcccccccccagaccccccccaatacccccacaccccccgttgcccccagacccccccgttgccccccaggaccccccattccccccccgtccccatgctcccccccccccaacgctcccccgctgcccccccaccccaggacccccccccttaccccccaacgccccccccagctcccccattcccctctaacccccccaacccccccaaccccccattgCCCCTGGagaccccccccttccccattccccctcaccccccccccccttttacccccattccccctccccctatctgccccccccctttatCCCCCCCATTttaacccccccatttcccttgGAGACCCCCCCGgtttcccatttcccccccccccattttaccccatctgccccccccccgtattttaccccccccccccccccagaccccccccactttccccattccccccccattttaccccatCTGCCCCCCCCGTATtttacccccccatttccccccccagacccccccactttccccattcccccccccattttaccccatCTGCCCCCCGTATTtttacccccccatttccccccagacccccccactttccccattcccccccccattttaccccatctgccccccccccgtactttaccccccatttccccccagaccccccccctttccccattccccccccattttaccccatctgcccccccccgtattttacccccccccccccccagacccccccctttcccccattcccccccccccattttaccccatctgcccccccccccgtattttaccccccatttcccccccacttTCCCCATTGATCCCATTTTACCCCCATCtacccccccattccccccccctgTTCCATTtgtccccccatttccccccaaatcccccccccatttcccccccccgttccatttgcccccccatttccccccaatccccccactTGCCCCCCCcgttcaccccccccccatttggCCCCCCCGTTCCATTTggccccccatttgcccccccccttcccccccccgttccatttgccccccccattttacccccatctgccccccccccccccccccccgttcaccccccccccccccccccccccgttccatttctccccccccccccccccccccaacccccccattcccccccgttcatttcccccccccccattttccccccccgTTCCAtttgcccccccatttccccccccccaaatcccccccggttcccccccctcattcccccccccccccaatccccccccatttcccccccccgttccatttcccccccccatatcccccccccccccattccatttgcccccccattttacccccatctgcccccccccccccccccgttccatttcccctcccccccccccccgttccatttgcccccatttcccccccccaaatccccccccggttccatttcccccccccatttccccccccaatccccccatttgtccccccccccatttgcccccccccttaCCTGCCCCGGCTGCGAGGCGCCCCCAGCCGCgcttctcccctcctcctcctcctcctcctcctcctcgccccccccgcggcccccccgccctcccggAGGGCGCGGaagaaggctgctgctgctgctgctgctgcggcggcgggggggaggaggcggggggctgcccgcagccctgcgGGGGCCCCGTGCCCTGcggccggcccgggggggcccctGCCGCGCCCCGCCGTGCCGCCGGCCGTGCCGCTCGGTGCCGGGGCGCTGGCTGGAGAAGCTGCGCTTGTTGGGGGGGGTGccctggcggcggcggcggcggggggcggccgccgggggggggcccttgAGGAAGgctcccggcggcgggggggcccccgggggccggctcgcgccgccgccgcccccccgcgggCGCTCGGCCACGTCGGAGCTCTCGGAGGCCGTCTCCCACTCCTCGTTGGCCTGGTCCGAGTTGGGGTTCGACAGCTCCGGGGAGCGcgcgccgggggggccgcccgCGGTGGGGGGGGCGGCTTGAACCGGAGGGGGCGGCGGCtggccccccccgcgcccccccgccgccgccgcgcagcGCCTGCTCCTGCTTGAGGCGGCGGAAGCGGGGGGCTTGTCCTGCTGCTGCGCCCGCCCGTGGCGGCGCCGCCGGGGGGCCGcccgagccgccccccccccccctgcggcggggggggccgcaGCTTTGCAGGGGGGGGGCCCCCGTCCGCCCCCGCTTTCTTGCCGAGGGGGGGCTCCAAGCGGggcccgcgcccccccggcctCGCCGCGAGGGGACCCCGCGGGGGGTGAAGacgcggccgcggccccccccggcgccgcggGGGGTCGCCgtggggctgcggcgggggcgggggggggcacctcgCGGTCGCTCTCCAGGGTCTCGGAGCCCGTCTCGGAGCCGCGCTggcgccgccggggggggcggcctcGTCGTACTCGGAGCCCTCGCTGCGCGTCTCGCTGCCCCCCCGCTGCGgagggggccgccgccgccgccccccgggggcGCCGAGGACgtggcgggcggcgggggggcggcgggggggcggcgggggcgcgcggcggcggcgggggggcgaAGGGCTCGCGGTAGCTGCGGAACTCGCGGCtgcggccgcggccccccccccccctccccgcgcgcgccccccgtaacccccccggAAGCCGCGGCCGCGGGCGAagaactccccccccccccccgcgcccgcccgcggccccccccccgccacgctcgggccccccggggggggtcgcggcggcggccgcgggcgggcgagcagggccccccccgctgccgccgcccccgcgGGGGGCCGCCTTGGCCTTGGGGGGGCTTCGTCGGGGGGGCTCCTtgggctcggggagggggggggctgcttgTCCTGGGCGGGGGGGCTcgtctttggggggggggcttcttGATgggcccggcgcggcgcgggggggcTTGTCGGCGGCGGGGGGGGTCGTCGGCgcgccggccccccccccgggcgcgCGCCCCCAGCGGGTCTCggtgcggcgggggggggcttgtgggggtccggggggcgggggggcgccgcgagccgccccccgccgcggaCGAGGGCTCGTCcttgggggcggggggctcctcCTTGGCGGGGGGGGCGCCTCCGGGGGGGGCTTCTTGGGGGGGCTCCTTGAaggcggcgggggccgcgggcggaggaggaggaggaggaggggggggcgcCTCGGGGGGTCGCCGGGGGGTGGGGGCCAGGCGCGCGGGGGGGTCgtcggcgggggggggggaaagcggTGGGCGGCCGCGGGGGTCGCCGAAGGCCGGGTAGGGGCCCCCGTACGGGGGGGTCCCGCAGGCGCACGGGGGCGGCtcgctcctgggggggggcacaaataaaaaaaaaaagggggggggtcagggggtgggggagggtcCACggaacaaccccccccccccccccaaaattgcccccccccccccccaggtactCACTTGAGCCCCTTCTCGTCCTCGAAGTCGGGGGGGCGCagcggggagggcagcgggcGCGGCTCCGGGGGCCCCGAAGGCgtccccctcggccccccccccagggcgcTTTGGGGtcccccgggggtccccgcgGTCGCGCAGCAGCGGGGGGGCGCTCAAGGGCTCCGAGGCCGAGCCCCCGCTGTCGGAGCGCTCCCGGGGCAGcaaacctgggggggggcaaaaacggggggtcaggggggcaaaaattggggggggcgttcctatggggtgggggggggcaagggggggcaatggggggtggggggagaggaaaagggggggcaatggggtgttggagggctgggggggggggcgcggggggtcccgggggggggtgacgggctgggggggcgcggggggtcCCGTTGGGCACGGGGGGTAcaagggggggcacggggctgatttaaggctgggggggggcacagggggctgctacggggccggggggggccatggggttattatggggcgggggggcaaaGGGGAGGGCCCCAGAGTAggggggggccatggggtgggggggtcaaaggggggggggggaagagcctttgggggggggggatacaaggggggggcacaggggctgTTATATGGGGGGGGCGGGGTTATTCCAGGGCCGGGGGGTCCCGAAGCGTTTTTatgcccccccaggccccccccttACCGGAGGGGTGCACGCCGGGGGGTAGAAGTCGACAGGGGGGCCGGCCCTGCAGGACGCGGGGGTCCATGTAGGGGGGCAGCATCACCCAGCGCGGGTCGAAGCCCAGGGGGGTcagcggcgggggcggcccaGGAGCCCCCGAACAgcgccttgggggggggggggccggggggcgcccccctcccgccgccgccaccgcttgcgggggcggcggcagcccccGAGGGGGGGCCCACGGCCGCCGCCAGCGCCCCCAGCGgaggggcgccggggggcgccgggggcgccgtgctgctgctgccactgctgctgctgcttcaggagctgctcctggagggggggaaaaaaacaggggGGGGTCAGCACGCTGCGTGCCCCCCCCGATTAAttctggacccccccccaattaattcTGACCCCCCCACCAATTaaatcacccccccccccgtacctgctgctggcgctggaAGCGGGGGGCAGCGACTTCTGGTACTTGGGGTacgccagcgccgccgccgggggggctgccgggggcgccgcggcggccgggggggggctcctgccccccccccgcccttggTTTCGCCCCCCCCGGCttggggggagccgggggggccgccggggccggggggcgcggtgggagccgccggggggggcggggggctcctcGGGGGCTCCGGCGGTGTctcggggggcgcgggggggcggctcggctggggggagaaaaggTTAATGGGAGGGGGGatttaattgggggggggatttaattggggggggggggcagggattTGAGGGGGGGGCCGTGTCTGAAAGCTGccagattttggggggggtgtcccatttggggggtcccaaaatttgggggggacccATTTTTCAGGGGGGCCCACCTTTCGGGGGGGGCAGTGTCCCACAGGAACACATTTGGGGCCCGTTctcccccccattcccccccacccccttttgccccccctttgcccccccttccccgcaccccttttttcccccccacccctttcccccccagcccccttttgcccccccttttcccccccacctttccccccaccctcttttgcccccccagccccttttgtcccccccacccctttctccccccaccccgttTTTGCCCCCCtaccccctttttgcccccccagccccttttgcCCCCCACCACCCCTTTCCCcgcccccctttcccccccaccttttgcccccccagccccttccccccaccccctttgccccccccacccctttacccccttcccccccccaccttttgcccccccacccccttttgccccccccactccctcttccctccccacccctttccccccacagccccttttgccccccccttccccccccttttgcccccccagcccctttttcccccccccacccccttttgcccccctgcatcccctttccccccccccccatcccctcttccccccccccacccccttttgggccccccatcccctttctgcccccccccccccccctcctttctccccccacgtccttcccccccccccaccccccttttgccccccccagcccctttttgcccccccacccccttttgccccccccagccccctttttccccccccaccccctttttgccccccccccatcccctttcccccccccatccccttttgGGCCCCCCATCCTctttcccccccctttccccccccccccccccccccccccaccccccctttttgccccccagcccctttttgccccccccctcacctgccgCCCTCCCCGGccgccttctcctcctcctcctcttcctcccccctccccgtgccgcGGGGGCCGCTCCTCTCGGGGGCCGCCGTCGGCGtcggctgctgctgggggcggcggcggcggcggggggcggcgggctcggggggggcctgtcgggccgggggggccccccgcggcgctcgggggggggggccccaaagcGCTCGTCCAGGCGCTTGAGCTTCTCGGCGCAGGCGGCGCGCCGCTCCTCCGCCATGCGCCGCTCCTCCGCCTCCCCGGCGCCGCCGCGCCCGCGCCACCGCCGCCGACAGCTCCGAGCACGactgccgccgccgctgccgccacGCCTCGTCCTCGTCCTGGGGGGggataaaggggggggggtgaggggggcccccgccagccccgtcGGGGCAGGAGGGTTCCCCACGCCCGGCCCCGTAAGCACGAGACCCCCCAGACCCGGCCCTGTAAGcacgagaccccccccccccagacccggCCCTGTGAGAGCAGgaacccccacccccaaccctATAAGCAGGAGCCCCCCAGACCCAAACCCATAAAAAGAGACCCCCCAGACCCGGCCCCATAAGTACAAGACCCCCCAGACCCAGCCCGATAAGCAagagacccccccagacccgGCCCTATAAGCACaggagccccccacccccagccccatacacgcaagacccccccagacccagcCCTATAagcaggagcccccagccccagccccgtaAGTACaagaccccccacccccagccctaTAACCGTGAGACCCCCCAGACCCGGCCCTATAAGcgcaggagccccccagccccagccccataaaAAGAGACCCCCCAGACCCGGCCCCATAAGTACAAGACCCCCCCGCCCAGCCCTATAAGCAGGAGACCCCCCAGACCCGACCCTATAAGCACAGCAGCCCCCCACACCCAGCCCTATAAGCAcgagacccccccaaacccagccctaTAAGAGCAggaaccccccacccccaaccctATAAGCAtgagacccccccagacccacccCTATGAAagcaggagcccccagccccagccctatAAGCgcaggaccccccagacccataAGTACaagaccccccacccccagccctaTAACCGTGAGACCCCCAGATCCTACCCTATAAGcacaggagccccccagccccagccccatacacgcaggacccccccagacccagcCCTATAAGCAGGAGACCCCCCAGACCCGGCCCTATAAGCacaggagcccccccagccccagccccataaaAAAAGACCCCCCAGACCCGGCCCCATAAGTACaagaccccccagccccggccctaTAAGCATGAGACCCCCCAGACCCGGCCCTATAAgagcaggagccccccagccccagccccataaaAAGAAACCCCCCAGACCCGGCCCCATAAGTacaagaccccccccccgcccagcccTATAAGCATGAGACCCCCCAGACCCGACCCTA
The DNA window shown above is from Anser cygnoides isolate HZ-2024a breed goose chromosome 35, Taihu_goose_T2T_genome, whole genome shotgun sequence and carries:
- the PRRC2A gene encoding LOW QUALITY PROTEIN: protein PRRC2A (The sequence of the model RefSeq protein was modified relative to this genomic sequence to represent the inferred CDS: inserted 3 bases in 2 codons; deleted 3 bases in 2 codons; substituted 1 base at 1 genomic stop codon), with the protein product MRAAAGRPLAGRGRGRSRRRGWATGNPPPSAPAAPIRHPRALPRPHRSPPGARRRPAARPGGPRAQCAAPAMSERPGPAAKGREGRRYASLSLFETYRGKCLDSQRPAGTGGRPRHGLQSLGKVAVARRMXPPANLPSLKAENKGNDPNVSLVPKDGSGWASKQEQPDPRSSDASAAPPPQSPSPPDSQTPAASQPKRPPPRPPRPPPRRHQAGQSPGRRPAVPTERTATEEPPASRRDSLARSFPTLQAAGDQERGGRERDACDASSGPAPSPRPRPPDVPPYLPFPPPYGPQGPYRYPAPEAQRXARAAGPGPPRSSPAPPQAVSRPPVLKQDDLKEFDELDQENDDGWAGAHEEVDYTEKLKFSDEEDGRDSDEEGARRGELGPPLVMGPPPRYGAPPSLWGAPHASWAPHHCGVPPSSRGPPNCVPPPGKKTSPPEGKKSPKEEPPPPRPPPRRAGSPPAPPRGPPAAAPNRGSWAQPNEFPDEDEAWRQRRRQSCSELSAAVARARRRREAEERRMAEERRAACAEKLKRLDERFGAPPPERRGGPPRPDRPPPSPPPPAAAAAPSSSRRRRRPPRGAAPAARGGGRKRRRRRRRPGRAAAEPPPRAPRDTAGAPEEPPAPPGGSHRAPRPRRPPRLPPSRGGRNQGRGGGRSPPPAAAAPPAAPPAAALAYPKYQKSLPPXFQRQQQEQLLKQQQQWQQQQPPPPQAVAAAGGGRPPAPPPPRRCSGAPGPPPPLTPLGFDPRWVMLPPYMDPRVLQGRPPCRLLPPGVHPSGLLPRERSDSGGSASEPLSAPPLLRDRGDPRGTPKSEPPPCACGTPPYGGPYPAFGDPRGRPPLSPPPADDPPARLAPTPRRPPEAPPPPPPPPPPAAPAAFKEPPQEAPPGGAPPAKEEPPAPKDEPSPSPPRRRRAPPPPPRRPPAARHVLGAPGGRRRRPPPQRGGSETRSEGSEYDEAPPRRRQRGSETGSETLESDREVPPPAPAAAPRRPPAAPGGAAAASSPPAGSPRGEAGGARAPLGAPPRQESGGGRGPPPCKAAAPPAAGGGGAARAAPRRRRHGRAQQQDKPPASAASSRSRRCAAAAGGRGGGQPPPPPVQAAPPTAGGPPGARSPELSNPNSDQANEEWETASESSDVAERPRGGGGGASRPPGAPPPPGAFLKGPPPAAAPRRRRRQGTPPNKRSFSSQRPGTERHAAAAAAAFFRALREGGGAAGGARRRRRRRRRGEARLGAPRSRGSRSSEEAPPSPGLSVAPPPSASAVFRLDGVVPSDPGGIRRALAQLGATPRTSPAPGPGPAHGKAGGVASPGPAPGLPPCPPALPLPPYEPCGGPALGAGPSLRDVGGFLAKRRERPRKEDPLGFGDPPPAAGRGHLRGWAPTSGAACRPVPPASPGWSRWAAPSRTWGAPVSPSDSGVELSGDSRASSASCSQRSSPDGGSRPPPPPRHPGGPPGSRDGGAAGTAPPRPTGARSCGAARPLTARPRPEDPPGPSGSGAPRSPPPGWGGRLGGPPPVRGPPEPGQRERAAAPPRLMGWTQPRGTGRRCQEGGPPPRTPPPRPLTPRAPPRPRGSGCTPSSSTAGGTAGQVPSAPVEPQLGASGSFRPGTPSLAPYRPVFVAGGGLPPCPSRAPSWSSPAVPGPDPGQAGGAGGSCTPPPLRLQPPFCPPTPLLQGRG